The candidate division KSB1 bacterium region ACGCGTGGTCAACATCGTTCCACCCAATTGGCGAGCACCATGAGGCCGGCATCGCCGCTCTTCTCGGGGTGAAATTGTACGGCCCAAACGCGGCCACCTCCAACCGCTGATGCATAGCGCACACCGTACTCGGTCCACCCGATAACGTGGCGCTCGTTTTCGGGTTTGGCATAATAGCTGTGTACGAAGTAGAAGAACTCGCCTTGTGCCAGCCCTGCGAAGAGCGGACAATTCTCAAAGTTCACGTTGTTCCAGCCAATCTGTGGCACTCGTCGCGCATTGAACCGGTGACAGCCCCCGGCCAGCACGCCGAACCCCTCGACGCCGGGGGACTCGTCACTTCGCTCCAAGAGCAGTTGAAGTCCAAGGCAGATGCCCAGGAAAGAGCGCCCCTCTTGCACCCACGCGCGCAGCGGCATGAATAGTCCCGCATCGCGAAGCCGCTGCACTGCCTGACCGAATGAGCCCACGCCTGGAAGCACAATCCTATCCACTTCTTCCAGTTCGTCTGAGGTGCGCACTAGGCGGTGGGCCACACCAAGGTGAGAGAAAGCTTTGCTTACCGAGCGCAGGTTGCCGGCGCCATAGTCAACAATCCCGACCATCGATGATTCCCTTCGTGCTGGGGATCTGACCTGCAGCCCGGGGGTTGAGCTGACACGCCATGCTGAGGGCCTTACCGAACGCCTTGAAAATGGCCTCCATCTTGTGGTGATCGCTCCGCCCATACGGCATTCGCACTACCACGTTTGCACCCGCGTGCACCGCAAAGGCATAGAAAAAGTCCTCCAGCAAGTCAGTGTCGAGGTCCCCACAGAACTGTCGGCTAAAGTGGGCGTCGTACTGCAAGTAGGGGCGGCCGCCCATGTCCACTGCCACCACCGCCAGCGCCTCGTCCATGGGATAGACGAAGTAGCCGGCGCGATTGATGCCGCGCGCGTCGCCCAGGGCCTGCGCGAAGGCTTTGCCCAGAACCAGACCACAGTCTTCCAGCAAGTGGTGTTGGTCCACGTGTAGATCGCCGCTGGCGGTCATGACGAGGTCAAACAGCCCGTGGCGCGCCATGGCCTCCAGCATGTGCGTGAGCAACCCGATCGGGGTCGATACCTGTGCCTGTCCCGAGCCGTCAATCACGAGTTCAACGACAATGTCTGTTTCTCGTGTATGGCGCTCCACGCGCGCTGATCGCTTCACAAAAGTGCCTCCCGTACGCTGTTGACATCCGCGAGCACCAAGTGTGCACCGCGCTGAAGAAGAAGCCGCTTGTGGGCCTCACGCTCCTGCTCCGTACCGAACTGTGCGACACCTACTGCCATCAACCCTGCGCTCGCAGCCGCGGCAATGTCGTCGACCGAGTCGCCGAGGTACCATCCTTCAGTTGCCTGGAGTTCCGCCAACGCACGACATAGACCGTCCGGCTTGGGCTTTTGCCGTTCTGGCGGCAAGTCGTCCATGGTGACCACCGTGCCAAAGAAGGTGCGCATGCCGGCCCGCTGCAAGGTCCATTCCGCCTCCGCTCGCGGTCTGCCTGTGACTATGCCCAGGGCATACATGGCTGCCAAGCATTCGGCTACCTCACGCCGCAATAGCCACCGCTCGTTACAGATCAACCCGTCAAAGTTCTCGCCCAGGTACAGTCGCTGAAAAACGCGTACGACAACTTCGTAAGGGACCTCTACGCCCAGATCACGCAGAGCCTGCTGGGTCAGTTGCCAGTCGTTGTTGAAGCCCCCCGCGTCCTTGTATGCCTGGATGCGCACGGGGGACAGTTCTCGTCCCGAAAAGTACGCCACCGTCTGGGCGATGGCGAGCCGATAAGAGCGGGAGACATCCACGAGCACCCCGTCCATGTCAAACAGGACGGCCCTCACCCCAATTCCTCCAGGGAAGCAGAAAGTGCTGCGACAAACTGCTGGTTTTCCGCGGCAGTGCCGATGGTCACGCGCAACCATTGGCTTAGCGCTCCGCCGAAGGAGCGCACCAGCACGCCGCGCTCACGCAGTGCGCCGAATAGACGTGTTGCCGGCACATGTTCGTGGCGAAAGAGGAGAAAGTTCGCCCGCGATGGCACCACCACAAGCCCCCGCATCTGTTGCAACCTAGTAAGGAGTTTCTCGCGCTGATTGACCACTTCTCGAGTTGCCTGCTGCATGAGGGTCCTATGGGCGAGCACCACCTGGCCGGCAACCTGTTGGAAGACACCCACCGAGAACGGAAGTCGTGCCTTACCGATTTCTGCCACAAGCCCGGGAGGGCCGACCAGGTACCCCAATCGGAGCCCTGCAAGTCGCCAGCCCTTGGAAAAGGTACGCAGCACCACCAGATTGCCATGGTGTCGGAGCAGAGGCACGGCGCTCTCCCCGTGGAACTCGAAATAGGCTTCGTCCACACACACCAGGCAGTCGACGCGTGCCACGAGCCGCTCCATTTCATCGGGAAGCATGGACGTGCCGGTGGGATTGTTTGGCGAGGCAAAAATCACCAAGCGCGTCCCCTGAGCGGCCTCCGCCATGGCCTCCGCATCAAAGGAAAAATCCTCCCGCAGAGGTACCTCCCGCACCGAGACACCGAGTGTCGTCGCCACCCTGCTGTACACGGCAAACCCTGGCGACACGGTGACCATCACGTCGCCGCTCTCGCAGGTGGCGGCCACCACCGCTTGGATGAGCTCATTGGAGGCATTCCCCACCAACACCCATTCCGCCGGTACTTCCACATACTCGGCGATGGCCTTGGTCAATTCTTTCGCTTGGCCGTCGGGGTAGCGCTGCCAGGCGGTGGCGGCCAGACGCGCCAGAATCTCCTGCTTCACCGGTTCCGGAACATCAGCCGGGAATTCGTTCTGGTTGAGTTTGACAATCTGT contains the following coding sequences:
- the hisH gene encoding imidazole glycerol phosphate synthase subunit HisH gives rise to the protein MVGIVDYGAGNLRSVSKAFSHLGVAHRLVRTSDELEEVDRIVLPGVGSFGQAVQRLRDAGLFMPLRAWVQEGRSFLGICLGLQLLLERSDESPGVEGFGVLAGGCHRFNARRVPQIGWNNVNFENCPLFAGLAQGEFFYFVHSYYAKPENERHVIGWTEYGVRYASAVGGGRVWAVQFHPEKSGDAGLMVLANWVERC
- the hisB gene encoding imidazoleglycerol-phosphate dehydratase HisB, which gives rise to MKRSARVERHTRETDIVVELVIDGSGQAQVSTPIGLLTHMLEAMARHGLFDLVMTASGDLHVDQHHLLEDCGLVLGKAFAQALGDARGINRAGYFVYPMDEALAVVAVDMGGRPYLQYDAHFSRQFCGDLDTDLLEDFFYAFAVHAGANVVVRMPYGRSDHHKMEAIFKAFGKALSMACQLNPRAAGQIPSTKGIIDGRDC
- a CDS encoding TIGR01548 family HAD-type hydrolase; this translates as MRAVLFDMDGVLVDVSRSYRLAIAQTVAYFSGRELSPVRIQAYKDAGGFNNDWQLTQQALRDLGVEVPYEVVVRVFQRLYLGENFDGLICNERWLLRREVAECLAAMYALGIVTGRPRAEAEWTLQRAGMRTFFGTVVTMDDLPPERQKPKPDGLCRALAELQATEGWYLGDSVDDIAAAASAGLMAVGVAQFGTEQEREAHKRLLLQRGAHLVLADVNSVREALL
- the hisC gene encoding histidinol-phosphate transaminase; protein product: MTLIKQQVLALSRYEVPQEQQIVKLNQNEFPADVPEPVKQEILARLAATAWQRYPDGQAKELTKAIAEYVEVPAEWVLVGNASNELIQAVVAATCESGDVMVTVSPGFAVYSRVATTLGVSVREVPLREDFSFDAEAMAEAAQGTRLVIFASPNNPTGTSMLPDEMERLVARVDCLVCVDEAYFEFHGESAVPLLRHHGNLVVLRTFSKGWRLAGLRLGYLVGPPGLVAEIGKARLPFSVGVFQQVAGQVVLAHRTLMQQATREVVNQREKLLTRLQQMRGLVVVPSRANFLLFRHEHVPATRLFGALRERGVLVRSFGGALSQWLRVTIGTAAENQQFVAALSASLEELG